The following DNA comes from Microbacterium foliorum.
AGAGGGCGCGGCGACGATCGGCTGGCTGCACAACTTCGTCGCTCGACCCGTGTACGACGGCAACGACCGGCTGACGCTCACCGAGCGGTGCAGCCCGACGCTCGCCCAGCTCATCACGCTGTCGCCGCTCGACGTCGCCTACTTCCGGCTGCGGGGCGTCGAACACGTCGCATACCTGCCGAATCCCCCCTCGCCGCTGATGCTCGAGTCGTCGGCTCACTCGAGTGCGAAGCGCGCCCCGTCGGGTCGGCTCGAGCTGGTGTGGTGGGGACGACTCGAGCAGCGCACGAAGCAGGTGCGTGAACTCGTCGAAGTGGGCGTGCAGCTGCGTGCCCTTGGCGTGCCGTTCCGTCTCACCGTCATCGGCCCCGACTGGGATGACGTCACCGCGAAGAAGCTCAACGCGCTCGCACGGCGGCGGGGCGTCGGCGACGCTGTCACCGCGGTCGGGCCTCGGCGAGGAGCTGCTCTGGTCGCCGCGATCGACGCTGCCGATGCGTTCGTCTCGACGAGCATCATCGAGGGGTACCAGCTCACGATCGCGGAGGCACAGGCTCGTGGGCTGCCGGTGTTCATGTACGAGCTGCCCTGGCTCACACTCGTGCAGGAGAACCAGGGCGTCGTCGCGGTGCCGCAGGGCGACGCGCGGGGGCTCGCCTCTCGGCTCGCCGAGACGCTCATGGACCCAGCACACTATGTGCAGCTTTCGCTCGCCTCGTTGGAGGCTGCGTCACGGGCGCGCGAGGACGACTTCGCCCAACTGTATGTCGACCTGGTCACGGGCAGTCTTCCGCCGAGGTTCTCACCGCAGCCGACGCTCGACGATGCCAGTCGGCTGCTCGGTCTGCTGGTGTTCTTCGCACAGCGTGCGGAGGGCCGCACCCTCGCATCCACCGATTCATCGACATGGGGCAAGCGCGTCTGGCAGTCGGCGGCGCCGCTCGGTCGCGCGACGCTGCGGCGCGTCCCCGGTCTGCAGCCGCTCGCGCACCGCGCGAAGGGATGGCTCGGCGCGCGCTGAGCTGTCCGAGCCATCACGTCCACACGGACGCCCCACCCGAGAGGCGCGACCCTCCCGCCTAGGATGGCAACGAGCCAGCCCGGCGCACCTCGAACGTGTGGCCCGCGTATTCCCACAGATCTCCGGAGTCCCCCATGCCAACCGCGCCCCGCGTCTCGATCGTGATTCCACTGTTCAACGACGCCGAGACCATCGAGGCGGCTCTGGAGAGCTGCCTCGCACAGACACTCGCAGAGGTCGAGATCATCTGTGTCGACGATGCCTCGACGGACGATACTGCTGACGTGGTCGAGCGTTTCCGGGAGCGCGACTCGCGGGTGCGACTCCTGCACCAGCCGCACAACCTGACCGCATTGCAAGCCCGACGCGCGGGGGTCATCGAAGCAACTGCGCCGCACGTGCTCTTCCTGGACGGCGACGACGAGTTACTCCCCGATGCCGCCCAGAAGGCTCTTGCAGCCGCCACGCGACACGATGCGGACCTTGTGGGATTCGGCACCGAAGTCGTGACACCCGATGGACGGATCGTCGGCGGTTACCAGAAGCGACTCGCCCCCCAGCGCGCCGCGCTTTCCGGAACAGGCGTCCTCGGAGGACTCTTCCCGCCGGGTGAGCCTGCGCAAGGGCAACTCTGGCGCTTCCTGTTCCGCACTGCGGTTGTTCGCAAGGCGTACGAACTGGTGCCGACCGACCTTGCGCTCCCCCGTGTGAATGACCTGCCTCTGTTGTTCCTGGTCGCGGCGCTTGCCAACAGCTATGTCTCGATCGACGACCGCCTCTACCGATATCACTACGGGCGAGGCGGCAGCGGGCAGGCAGTCGAGACCCTCGATCAGGCGTACTTCTACGCGGACGCGATCCGCTCGATCGACAGCATCGAGTCCGCTGTCCGTTCGATCGCGCGCACGCGCAGCAACCCTGCTCTTCTGCTCGATGCCTACGACTCCGCACGATTGTCGATCATCGGACACGTCCTCTCGCATCTCCTCGCACACACGGCTCAGCACCTCGTAGACGACGTGCTGGCGCACCTCAACACTTGCGCTCCCCCGGTGGATCTCGTCCTGGCGGCAGCACGGTTCCACCCCGAGACTTTTTCGGCGCTGAAGCGCCGCAGTGCGCCGGTCGAACTGGGCGCCGCCCCCGTTCACAGCGTCATGCTGACGACTCGGTCGCTGACGACGGGCGGCGTCTCGAATGTGCTGCTCACGCAGGCCGCGTATCTGCGGCAAGCCGGATATCGAGTGCTCATCGTCGCTCGAAGATTCGACAGCAACCGCAACCTCGTGCCCGAGGGCGTCGAGTTCATCGAGATGGTCGGCCGTGGTCTGCCGGAGCGGCTCACGGAATGGGCTGCGATCTGCCGGTCGCGCGCTGTCGACGTCATCATCGATCATCAGGTCA
Coding sequences within:
- a CDS encoding glycosyltransferase; amino-acid sequence: MPTAPRVSIVIPLFNDAETIEAALESCLAQTLAEVEIICVDDASTDDTADVVERFRERDSRVRLLHQPHNLTALQARRAGVIEATAPHVLFLDGDDELLPDAAQKALAAATRHDADLVGFGTEVVTPDGRIVGGYQKRLAPQRAALSGTGVLGGLFPPGEPAQGQLWRFLFRTAVVRKAYELVPTDLALPRVNDLPLLFLVAALANSYVSIDDRLYRYHYGRGGSGQAVETLDQAYFYADAIRSIDSIESAVRSIARTRSNPALLLDAYDSARLSIIGHVLSHLLAHTAQHLVDDVLAHLNTCAPPVDLVLAAARFHPETFSALKRRSAPVELGAAPVHSVMLTTRSLTTGGVSNVLLTQAAYLRQAGYRVLIVARRFDSNRNLVPEGVEFIEMVGRGLPERLTEWAAICRSRAVDVIIDHQVMYSRDWPEYALTARALGVPTIGWLHSFAGRPTYDGSGMHGLLKESLPLLATTVALSPLDVAFWKLRGVTRSVYLPNPPSPLMLESKGEALASRRPGGRIELLWYGRLDDRTKRVTDLIDVAHELRRLSLDFHITVIGPDGGDLTSDRFNELARARHLDGFIEAVGEKRGQKLIDAIDGAQAFVTTSVIEGYQLTIVEAQARGLPVFMYELPWLMVVQGNAGVVSVPQGDAAALACQVAAVFASDERYGQLSVASLVAAERARSYDFAHLYEQLITGSLPSQYSPVPTLEQAQTLLDWTIFYADQHTGPRADSTARRRDGHGTGRGRSAADSQRGGSSFKQHFWQRAQPVGRSLLQVFPALRPLAQRVKAMLTVGR